The Acropora palmata chromosome 10, jaAcrPala1.3, whole genome shotgun sequence genome contains a region encoding:
- the LOC141894498 gene encoding protein HGH1 homolog, whose amino-acid sequence MEKLPPDLQYLDDSKTREPDADVRKMLLDALLQLCSTKRGREVMREQNVYVILRELFKWETDDEVKKTCGHVIQVLIGDEPETGLQNLKQVQIPEHIKFDDEQLLNTASDDQ is encoded by the exons ATGGAGAAACTTCCCCCAGACTTGCAGTATCTGGATGATTCAAAAACAAGGGAACCTGATGCTGATGTAAGGAAGATGCTTTTGGATGCCTTACTCCAG cTTTGTTCTACCAAACGCGGCAGAGAAGTCATGAGAGAGCAGAATGTTTATGTCATCCTCCGTGAGTTATTCAAATGGGAAACTGATGACGAGGTTAAAAAGACATGCGGTCACGTGATACAGGTGTTGATTGGGGATGAACCTGAAACAGGTTTACAAAACCTGAAACAGGTTCAAATACCAGAGCACATCAAGTTTGATGACGAACAGCTCTTAAATACAGCGAGTGACGACCAGTGA